The DNA region GATGATATAGAAAGTGAGAGCATCAGCGCTACAGTTAGTGGTGAGATGCGAAGAGATGCCATTATTGCTGTTTTAGTAGCATCTTTGTGTATTATGATTTATGTCAGTTTCAGGTTTAAGGATTTCTGGTTTGGAATGGCTGCTGTTCTTGCCCTAGTTCATGATATTTTTATTGTTTTTGCAGTCTATGCTATCGGTAATGTACCGATTAATAACTCATTTATAGCAGCCATGCTTACTATTGTTGGATATTCCATTAATGATACTATTGTTGTTTTTGATAGAATTCGTGAAAACATGTCCTTGGAGCGAAAATTCAGCTATAAAGATTTAATTAATATGAGTATCAGCCAGACCATGGGTAGGTCTATTAATACATCATTGACCACCTTCATTATGGTAGGTATTCTCTATATCGTAGGTGTTACATCCATTAGAGAATTCGCCCTACCTTTAATGATTGGTATTCTTAGTGGTACTTATTCATCTATATTCATAGCAAGTCCATTGTGGTATATTTTCAAGATTAACCATGATAAGAAGCTAAAGAAAAAAATTATAGAAAACTAGAAATAAAAGGTCATACTATAATCTTATATGTATTACATTACAAGGCAGACATGGTTAACATGTTCTGCCTTGTTCTCTAGGAAAGCCTGTGTGATCAGGTTGAAGCTGTTGATTTGTAGAAGAATAGTGTATAATATTTTCTTGAAGAGTATCGTGGAGGTGTTGTTATGAAAGAAAAGATATGGAAAATTCGAGAAGGCGATGATATTAAGGTAGCAACCATAAGGTCTGAGATGGCGCTATCTCCTATTATAGCCCGATTATTAGTTAATAGAGGCATCGATACAAAGGAGGCCGTCTATGACTATTATAACGCTACAACAGAGAGCTTTCATGATCCTTTTATGATGACGGACATGAAAATGGCTGTAAAAAGAATTTTGAGAAGTAGGGATCAAGAAGAAAAAATTATGATCTATGGTGATTATGATGTGGACGGCGTAACCAGTACATCGATTCTGTATATGTTTCTAGAAGAGATTGGGTGTTTGGTAGATTACTATATACCGGACAGGCATGAAGAAGGCTATGGCATTAATATAGAAGCCTTGACGGAAGTGAAAGATAGAGGTTTCAAATTATTAATCTCCGTAGATACAGGTATAACAGCAGTCAAAGAGGTAGCATATAGTAATGAAATCGGACTGGATGTGATTATAACAGATCACCATGAATGTCAAGATGTGCTTCCAAGTGGCGTTGCCGTGCTTAATCCGAAAAGAGAAGGGGACAGATATCCTTTTAAAATGTTAGCGGGGGTAGGTGTCACTTTTAAATTGATACAGGCTCTTGCAAGAACTACAGATGTGGAAAACAAGATTTGGAAATACTTGGATTTGGTAGCAGTAGGAACTATCGCTGATATTGTACCTATATATGGCGAAAACAGGACCATTACTAAGCTGGCATTTCAGTCCATGCCAACAACGTGGAATAAGGGGCTTGAAGCCTTAATGAAGGTTTCAGATTTAGAAGGGAAAAAAATGACAGCAGGGCGCATTGGTTTTGGTATTGGACCAAGGCTCAATGCAGCCGGTCGAATCAAACATGCAAAAGAAGCGGTCGAATTGTTTATTCTCAATGATACTTCAAAATGTATGACCATCGCTGAAGGCCTAGATCAAGACAATAAAAACAGGCAGTCCTTGGAAAAAAGAATTTTTGAAGAAGCAGTAGCTCTTATAGAAGCAAGTTCTAACCCACCAAATCAGAAGGTTATTGTTGTAGCATCAGACAGCTGGCATCATGGTGTCATTGGTATCGTCGCATCAAAGCTGGTAGAAAAGTATTACCGGCCCATCATCATTCTAACGATAAAAGATGGTGTTGCATCCGGATCTGCTAGAAGTGTAGAAGGATTTAATTTATATTTAGCTCTAAAAGCCAATGGACATTTGTTTGACAAATTCGGTGGTCATGAGATGGCGGCAGGTATGTCTTTGCAAGAAAATAATATTGAAGCTTTAGAAAAAGGATTAAATCTTTATGCCGACGAGCATATGGAAAAAGATGTATTAATACCCAAACTAAAAGTAGATATGGTCATGAAGTTAGAAGATATCGGGCTTGAATTAATTGAAGACATTCAAAAAATGGAACCCTTTGGAATGGGTAATCCTGAACCTACTTTTATATGTGAAGGACCTATCCATCATATGAAAAAAATCGGCAAAGACCAGACCCATCTTTCTTTGGAACTCGGCGTGGATCCAAAGATTAGAGGTGTCGGATTTTCTTTAGGCGAGGTGACAGAATGGATAGATGATGGCCAACTTGTGCAATGTGTATGTAGTTTGGAGATTAATGAATGGAATCAAAGAAAATCCCCTCAAATGATGGTCAAAGACATTCGACATACTACAGCTACACTTAAGGAAATAAAAAATCAAATACTAGAACATAGCGTTATTGATTATTTTGAAGATTTTGAGGTGCATCATGAAGACCGACTTAGCCGACAGATGTTATCGGATTTTTATAGATTTTTAATGCAGAAAGATAGTGTCCTAGATCATGAGATTTACTTTACCAAACTTATGGCACAGCTAGATATAAAACAAACACAAGATCTGAAAAAATACTTAATGATGTTGGAGGTTTTTTCGGAACTTGAGCTGATCCAATATGAAATAAAAGGATTATCTATGACTTTCAGCTTGAATAAGGGAAAAAAAGTTGATTTACAAGATTCAA from Petrocella atlantisensis includes:
- the recJ gene encoding single-stranded-DNA-specific exonuclease RecJ: MKEKIWKIREGDDIKVATIRSEMALSPIIARLLVNRGIDTKEAVYDYYNATTESFHDPFMMTDMKMAVKRILRSRDQEEKIMIYGDYDVDGVTSTSILYMFLEEIGCLVDYYIPDRHEEGYGINIEALTEVKDRGFKLLISVDTGITAVKEVAYSNEIGLDVIITDHHECQDVLPSGVAVLNPKREGDRYPFKMLAGVGVTFKLIQALARTTDVENKIWKYLDLVAVGTIADIVPIYGENRTITKLAFQSMPTTWNKGLEALMKVSDLEGKKMTAGRIGFGIGPRLNAAGRIKHAKEAVELFILNDTSKCMTIAEGLDQDNKNRQSLEKRIFEEAVALIEASSNPPNQKVIVVASDSWHHGVIGIVASKLVEKYYRPIIILTIKDGVASGSARSVEGFNLYLALKANGHLFDKFGGHEMAAGMSLQENNIEALEKGLNLYADEHMEKDVLIPKLKVDMVMKLEDIGLELIEDIQKMEPFGMGNPEPTFICEGPIHHMKKIGKDQTHLSLELGVDPKIRGVGFSLGEVTEWIDDGQLVQCVCSLEINEWNQRKSPQMMVKDIRHTTATLKEIKNQILEHSVIDYFEDFEVHHEDRLSRQMLSDFYRFLMQKDSVLDHEIYFTKLMAQLDIKQTQDLKKYLMMLEVFSELELIQYEIKGLSMTFSLNKGKKVDLQDSKLYNKFL